In Tachysurus fulvidraco isolate hzauxx_2018 chromosome 1, HZAU_PFXX_2.0, whole genome shotgun sequence, a single window of DNA contains:
- the LOC125141221 gene encoding uncharacterized protein LOC125141221, translating into MNLDEITAAVKNDCCIIQVGEHLLNKGGISAKNEAYVRQKLRELGRLLVSGSKVASLKRMEDFLDPQNYMKTVKAVRHACGYDYQTNTYRTPSLAKKHGISLMKLSKLTKAKALINKDVDLAQKVTGFQDVHKERWCDLISATAARNIEELKWNAPTVLPFTKDVQKLHTFLDKTQDECVKQLSSVSSTKYWSELAKTILTQIILFNRRREGEVSSMPLSAFLTRDTSDPHADVDWALSEVEKKLCRHFSRIVIRGKRGRPVPVLLTPKMLGALELLVKNRETCGVLKENVYLFARPTAMSHYRGSDCIRNFAKHCGADSPYALTSTKLRKQAATLSTVLNLRDTDLDQLANFLGHDIRIHREYYRLPEKTLQLAKVSKVLMALEQGRVGQFKGKNLDEITIDPNEEMELNSDEIMSEEGEKCEEHEDTQADVRVPPVDTEIVHTVEMNSLQRSSKGKTSTLKKRKAWEVNEVTAVERHMKTFIMSCRVPGKLACQNCITAVPLALKDRDWQSVKFYVYNRIVAYKRDLNKND; encoded by the exons ATGAATCTAGATGAAATCACAGCTGCTGTCAAAAATGACTGCTGCATCATTCAGGTGGGAGAACACTTGCTGAACAAAGGTGGAATATCTGCTAAGAATGAGGCATATGTCCGACAGAAGTTGCGAGAGCTGGGAAGGTTACTGGTCAGTGGCAGCAAAGTTGCATCTTTGAAAAGAATGGAAGATTTCCTAGATCCACAGAACTATATGAAGACAGTTAAAGCTGTTAGACATGCATGTGGATATGATTATCAAAccaacacatacagaacacctTCACTTGCAAAAAAACATGGAATAAGCCTAATGAAGCTTAGTAAGCTTACAAAAGCTAAAGCTTTGATTAACAAGGATGTTGACTTGGCACAGAAAGTCACTGGATTTCAAGATGTGCATAAGGAACGGTGGTGTGATTTGATCTCTGCAACAGCTGCACGAAATATAGAAGAATTAAAGTGGAATGCACCTACTGTGTTGCCATTTACAAAGGACGTGCAAAAGCTTCACACCTTCCTTGACAAAACACAAGATGAATGCGTCAAGCAGTTATCATCAGTGTCTTCTACAAAATACTGGTCCGAACTTGCCAAAACCATTTTAACTCAAATCATCCTGTTCAACCGCcgcagagagggagaggtatCAAGTATGCCTTTATCTGCATTTTTAACCAGGGACACCTCTGATCCACATGCTGATGTAGACTGGGCATTGTCTGAAGTTGAGAAGAAACTGTGCAGACATTTCTCAAGAATTGTCATCAGGGGAAAAAGAGGACGTCCAGTTCCTGTTCTACTGACACCAAAAATGCTGGGTGCATTGGAGTTGCTCGTAAAGAACAGGGAGACTTGTGGAGTGCTAAAGGaaaatgtttatctttttgcTCGGCCAACAGCAATGTCGCATTACAGAGGCTCGGACTGCATCCGTAACTTTGCCAAGCATTGTGGTGCAGATAGTCCATATGCACTTACATCCACAAAATTACGAAAACAGGCAGCAACTCTTTCTACAGTCCTAAATCTGAGGGACACGGACTTGGATCAGTTAGCAAACTTTCTTGGACATGATATCCGAATTCATCGGGAATACTATCGCCTTCCTGAAAAGACCCTACAGCTTGCAAAAGTCAGCAAAGTGCTTATGGCGTTAGAACAAGGAAGAGTTGGGCAGTTTAAGGGCAAGAATTTGGATGAGATCACTATTGATCCaaatg AGGAAATGGAGTTAAACAGTGATGAAATAATGAGTGAGGAAGGTGAGAAATGCGAAGAACATGAAG ACACTCAAGCGGATGTCAGGGTGCCACCAGTGGACACTGAAATCGTGCACACCGTGGAGATGAATTCTCTTCAAAGGTCTTCTAAAG gtAAAACTTCTACTCTGAAAAAGAGGAAGGCTTGGGAAGTAAACGAGGTCACCGCAGTGGAGAGACATATGAAGACTTTCATCATGTCATGCCGTGTCCCAGGGAAGTTGGCCTGTCAAAACTGCATTACAGCTGTGCCTTTAGCTCTTAAAGATAGAGACTGGCAAAGTGTCAAATTCTATGTCTACAATCGCATTGTAGCTTATAAGAGAGATCTAAACAAGAATGATTAG